DNA from Parageobacillus thermoglucosidasius:
AGCCCGTAAATGCCGAAAGAAAAGGCAAGCGATAGCGCGACCCACGGAAATGCGCCATATTGGAATGTCATGATAAAAACGCCGATGGTGGCAAGAAAAAAGGAAATCCATTGCCATACATTGAGCCGTTCCTTTAATACCACCATTCCTAATACGACGCTCACCAGCGGATTAATATAATAACCTAAACTCGTTTCGACGACATGTCCGTGGTTGACCGCCCATATGTATACAAACCAGTTCGCGCTAATTAAAATCGCCGCTGCGCTTATTCCCCATGCTAATTTGGGCTGCTTAGCCATCAGCGAAACGAGTTTTCGCCACGACGTGATTTGCCTTGTTACAACGAGCAGCGTGACCATAAAGAAAAACGACCATATGATCCGATGGGCTAAAATTTCCAGCGCAGGGCGGGATTCTAGCATCTTCCAATAAAGCGGCAAAATTCCCCAAAGCAAATAAGAAAACGCCGTGTACAATATTCCGATTTTTTCCTCACTTATTCGATTCACTGCCCTATCCCCTTTTTATGGATTGCCTTTGTTTTACTGATTCATTATAAACATTTCTCTGTTCTTTTCCAAGAAAAACACCTGCTAGCGGCCAAACACGATGGGCAAGCGCTTTTCATGGCATCACTTTTCTTTCGTATCATTTTCTCCCCACCAGCCTTTTTTCTTAAAATATAGCGCAACAGAAATACCGAGTGTGGCCATTAACAGAAGGGCATAAACATAACCATACTTCCATTTTAGCTCTGGCATTGCTGCAAAATTCATGCCGTATACGCCAGCGATAAACGTCATCGGCATAAAAATCACGCTCACTAATGTCAATGTTTTCATAATGACATTCATATGGTCGGATTTTAATGACAGCTGTAAATCAAAAATGCCGGACAACGTTTCTTTGAACTTGTCCAATGCGGCAGTAATGCGGGAAAAACGGCCGACGACATCTTGCATATAAGGATTTGTCTCTTCATGAATATACGGAAATTTTGTATGCTGGAGCAGTTTCATCATTTCCTCTTGCGCTTCCGCGATTTGCCGAAGCTCATGAATCCGGATTTTCCAGCGATAAATACTGCGGCCAATTTCATTGGCAAACGGCGTCTGAAACACTTGTTTTTCCAGTAATTGAATGCGGTCGGCAATGTCATCAATCAGTTGTAAAAAATGACGTGTGGATACATCTAAAAAATAATACAGCACATATCCGGGATGT
Protein-coding regions in this window:
- the rarD gene encoding EamA family transporter RarD — its product is MNRISEEKIGILYTAFSYLLWGILPLYWKMLESRPALEILAHRIIWSFFFMVTLLVVTRQITSWRKLVSLMAKQPKLAWGISAAAILISANWFVYIWAVNHGHVVETSLGYYINPLVSVVLGMVVLKERLNVWQWISFFLATIGVFIMTFQYGAFPWVALSLAFSFGIYGLVKKLASVDSAIGLTLETMVVTPISLIYLFVLYHHHASLLSTITIWQALLLIGAGPATAVPLLYFAKGAKRISLTMLGFLQYIAPTLTLLFGIFLFHEAFTKVHIYAFSCIWAALIIFSFSKTKWMQGWHDKIVKRNSFGI
- a CDS encoding magnesium transporter CorA family protein; amino-acid sequence: MLDNDVIADMNNHYAPAGKDACWLHFTKASKTDLERLLQTMSVHPLAKQRLLCGTDVPMVDEYERCLFISLFTVRSQLQIMKTQMIATEKYIISYAEEENDPFIEHVKEKLLHHREHASHPGYVLYYFLDVSTRHFLQLIDDIADRIQLLEKQVFQTPFANEIGRSIYRWKIRIHELRQIAEAQEEMMKLLQHTKFPYIHEETNPYMQDVVGRFSRITAALDKFKETLSGIFDLQLSLKSDHMNVIMKTLTLVSVIFMPMTFIAGVYGMNFAAMPELKWKYGYVYALLLMATLGISVALYFKKKGWWGENDTKEK